From the genome of Nitrospirota bacterium, one region includes:
- a CDS encoding penicillin-binding protein activator LpoB, which produces MKNYKNGGNLLCVTVLLAVIITAAGCKSQSLEVYRDQKMDIGSIYTVAVMPLVNLSRDQMAAERVRDVLITMLLADGRVYVIPTGEVARQVSMVGILNPSLPTNEEVIKLGKALKVQGILTGMIKEYGDVRAGSATANVISISMLLTEVDTGKVVSSVSSTKGGIGFFERLFGGGGEPMNVVTTKAIKDVINKLLQ; this is translated from the coding sequence ATGAAGAACTACAAAAATGGCGGGAACCTTCTTTGCGTGACCGTACTGCTGGCTGTTATCATCACCGCGGCCGGCTGCAAATCCCAGTCTCTGGAGGTGTATCGGGACCAGAAAATGGACATAGGATCGATCTATACCGTTGCCGTCATGCCTTTGGTGAACCTGTCGAGGGACCAGATGGCGGCGGAACGGGTGCGGGATGTGTTAATAACCATGCTCCTTGCCGACGGTCGCGTGTACGTGATCCCGACCGGAGAGGTCGCCCGGCAGGTCTCCATGGTCGGGATCTTGAATCCCTCCCTGCCCACGAACGAAGAGGTCATAAAGCTCGGAAAGGCGCTGAAGGTCCAGGGGATTCTAACCGGAATGATTAAGGAATATGGTGACGTGAGAGCGGGCTCAGCTACCGCGAATGTCATATCGATAAGCATGCTGCTGACGGAAGTCGATACCGGGAAGGTCGTCAGCTCCGTGTCATCCACGAAAGGCGGCATCGGTTTTTTTGAACGCCTTTTCGGCGGAGGCGGCGAACCGATGAACGTTGTTACGACAAAGGCAATTAAGGATGTCATCAATAAACTTCTTCAATAA
- a CDS encoding MBG domain-containing protein, with the protein MSSINFFNKERLLVVACALCLVGHAASLQPAYAVETLRKAPAKVTLSPLAKIHEGSARAGMTIARAPQAITFDPLETRPYSKTPFFLAATVSSGLRVTYTSSNAAVATVRGNKVTITGVGTTEITAYQRGNRNYHAAEPVTRALTVNKAKAKVTLSRLARTYDGAPKSVKASTNPKGLVVGIAYDGNASAPVNAGRYTVTATVRDANYEGSAEAGMIIAKAPQKIAFNAPTARTYGDAPFDLVSTSSSGLTTTYASSNPAVSVISGNKVTITGAGSTVITAFQGGDGNYLPAKPMQRILTIAKAEQTIAFDAPTTVTYGVLDFSPKALASSGLPVVYESSDPSVAVVVGNQVHIIRAGASTLIASQPGDDNYLAAKPVTQALTVNKAKAEVSLIGLDQTYDGAQKQAGARTEPEGLSVTLTYDKKATAPAKAGSYAVIGTVRDTNYEGSATATLNIAKAPQTIAFDAPVTVTYGVVDFSPKALASSGLPVFYESSDPSVAVVIGNQVHIVGAGASTLTTSQPGDDNYLAAKPVTQALTVNKAKAEVSLIGLDQTYDGAQKQAGARTKPEGLSVTLTYDNKATAPAKAGSYTVIGTVQDANYEGSATATLNIAKAGQTIAFDALTTRTYGDGTFVLASTVSSGLTASYGSSNPSVAIISGNQVRIAGAGTAEITAYQDGDGNYLAAKPVMQALTVHKAKAEVSLIGLDQTYDATQKQVGARTDPKNLNVVFLYDNNATAPAKAGSYAVVGTVQDANYEGSAFATLTIAKAGQKIAFDAPLTVTYGDADFSPGARASSGLPVFYESSDPSVAIVVENHVHIISAGSSELIASQPGDDNHLAAAPKKRKLAVKRAAQTITFPALEARPYNKVPFSLEAAASSGLTVACESSNDDVATVNGNQVTIRGVGTTTITVFQSGDGNYLAAAPVKQVLTVRKAPANVTLGALKHIYDGKPKSAASETRPARLSVTFTYDGSDKPPVNAGSYSVAATVREDNYEGTATGTMTIAKAAQRITFDPLITMTYGDRPFYLFSEVSSGLIPAYESSGPAVAIVTGSRVTIVGAGTATITASQAGDNNHLEAEPVGRTFIVKKAPPLITLNGLEHRYDGTPKPAASMTSPAGLSVHITYDGNPVAPVKAGQYEVIAAVQNPNYEGSASGTMSIAKASQKIKLPVLGVKTLGTGPFELPAVLPSGLAVDYESSDPTIATVSGNQLTVRAVGTATITAFQEGDGNHLPVEPVMRPLIVLAQKLRIVVFPVKNLSGRPAPLKEIRQSLIEALARRGDVVLDDEAMLQFMTRHRIRYTGGVDILTARAWREETGTEAVLIASVDQYKDSEVPKISLTCRLVSTGEMPRILWMESIGLSGDDSPGLFGSGLIGQIGPLQNKAIKQLMDSLSAFYADRISPPAEKGWVMEVFKPKKSSETPFIDPDRTYKVAIMPFYNSTKNSNAGEILALRFMSQLVKNGAFDVLEPGVVRQKFLDYRIIMNDGIARADAESFFINQKMDLILMGKIIDYQEGNPDMEFEVQVYNRKSKSMAWSSWSYNRGNDAMLVFDWNRVSNVAELASQMVKTIIRDMMTE; encoded by the coding sequence ATGTCATCAATAAACTTCTTCAATAAAGAGCGGTTGCTCGTCGTTGCCTGCGCCCTCTGCCTCGTCGGGCATGCGGCCTCCCTGCAACCCGCTTACGCGGTCGAGACCCTGCGCAAGGCCCCGGCGAAAGTCACCCTGAGTCCTCTCGCTAAGATCCACGAGGGAAGCGCCAGGGCAGGCATGACCATTGCCAGGGCCCCTCAGGCGATAACGTTTGACCCGCTTGAGACACGGCCCTACAGCAAGACGCCGTTCTTTCTTGCCGCCACGGTTTCCAGCGGCCTCCGCGTCACCTACACAAGCTCCAATGCCGCTGTCGCAACCGTCAGAGGCAACAAGGTGACGATCACGGGCGTCGGAACGACAGAGATCACTGCCTATCAGCGCGGAAACAGGAACTACCATGCGGCGGAGCCGGTAACGCGGGCTCTGACGGTGAACAAGGCCAAAGCCAAAGTCACCCTGAGCCGTCTCGCTCGAACCTACGACGGCGCGCCGAAATCCGTCAAGGCCTCGACGAACCCGAAAGGCCTGGTCGTGGGCATCGCCTACGACGGGAATGCCTCGGCGCCCGTCAATGCCGGACGATACACGGTGACAGCCACGGTCCGGGACGCCAACTACGAGGGAAGCGCCGAGGCCGGCATGATCATAGCGAAGGCGCCTCAGAAGATCGCCTTCAATGCCCCGACCGCGCGGACATACGGCGATGCGCCGTTCGATCTGGTTTCCACCTCGTCCAGCGGCCTCACGACAACCTACGCAAGCTCCAATCCCGCTGTCTCGGTCATCAGCGGCAATAAGGTGACGATCACGGGCGCGGGATCGACCGTGATCACCGCTTTTCAGGGGGGGGACGGCAACTACCTTCCTGCGAAACCAATGCAGCGGATACTGACCATTGCGAAGGCGGAACAGACAATTGCGTTCGATGCCCCAACCACCGTGACCTACGGCGTCCTTGATTTTTCTCCCAAGGCATTGGCGAGTTCGGGCCTTCCCGTGGTCTACGAAAGCTCGGACCCCTCGGTGGCCGTTGTCGTCGGAAACCAGGTCCATATCATCCGCGCCGGCGCATCGACGCTCATTGCGTCGCAGCCGGGAGACGACAACTATCTCGCGGCAAAGCCGGTAACGCAGGCGCTGACGGTGAACAAGGCCAAAGCCGAAGTCTCCCTCATCGGTCTCGATCAGACCTATGACGGCGCACAGAAGCAGGCCGGGGCCAGGACCGAGCCTGAAGGCCTGAGCGTCACCCTGACCTACGACAAGAAGGCAACGGCGCCCGCGAAGGCGGGCAGCTACGCGGTCATCGGCACGGTTCGGGACACCAACTACGAGGGAAGCGCCACGGCAACGCTGAACATTGCGAAGGCTCCCCAGACGATAGCGTTCGATGCCCCGGTCACCGTGACCTACGGTGTCGTTGATTTTTCTCCCAAGGCATTGGCGAGTTCGGGCCTTCCCGTGTTCTACGAAAGCTCGGACCCCTCGGTTGCCGTTGTCATCGGAAACCAGGTCCATATCGTCGGCGCAGGCGCATCGACGCTCACTACATCGCAGCCGGGAGACGACAACTATCTCGCGGCAAAACCGGTAACGCAGGCGCTGACGGTGAACAAGGCCAAAGCCGAAGTCTCCCTCATCGGTCTCGATCAGACCTATGACGGCGCTCAGAAGCAGGCCGGGGCCAGGACCAAGCCTGAAGGTCTGAGCGTTACCCTGACCTACGACAACAAGGCAACGGCGCCCGCGAAGGCGGGCAGCTACACGGTCATCGGCACGGTACAAGACGCCAACTACGAGGGTAGCGCCACGGCAACGCTGAACATTGCGAAGGCGGGTCAGACGATAGCGTTCGATGCTCTCACAACACGCACCTACGGCGACGGGACGTTCGTCCTTGCCTCCACGGTGTCGAGCGGCCTTACCGCGAGCTACGGGAGCTCCAATCCGTCTGTCGCGATTATCAGCGGCAACCAGGTGAGAATTGCGGGGGCTGGAACTGCCGAGATCACTGCCTATCAGGATGGAGATGGCAACTACCTTGCCGCAAAACCGGTGATGCAGGCGCTGACGGTGCATAAGGCCAAAGCCGAAGTCTCCCTCATTGGTCTCGATCAGACCTATGACGCCACACAGAAGCAAGTCGGGGCCAGGACGGACCCAAAAAACCTGAACGTTGTGTTCCTCTACGACAATAATGCAACGGCGCCCGCGAAGGCGGGCAGCTACGCGGTCGTCGGCACGGTACAAGACGCCAACTACGAGGGCAGCGCCTTCGCAACGCTGACCATTGCGAAGGCCGGCCAGAAGATCGCCTTCGATGCCCCGCTCACCGTTACCTACGGCGACGCCGACTTTTCTCCCGGGGCAAGGGCGAGTTCGGGACTTCCCGTGTTCTACGAAAGTTCGGACCCGTCAGTGGCCATTGTCGTCGAAAACCATGTCCATATCATCAGCGCGGGCTCATCGGAACTCATTGCGTCGCAGCCGGGAGACGACAACCACCTTGCGGCGGCGCCGAAAAAGCGGAAGCTGGCGGTGAAGCGGGCCGCTCAAACGATAACGTTTCCCGCCCTTGAGGCAAGGCCTTACAATAAGGTCCCGTTCTCTCTTGAAGCCGCGGCGTCCAGCGGCCTGACCGTTGCTTGTGAAAGTTCGAATGACGATGTCGCAACGGTGAACGGCAACCAGGTGACGATCAGGGGTGTTGGTACAACGACGATAACGGTGTTTCAGTCAGGGGACGGCAATTATCTGGCAGCAGCCCCGGTGAAGCAGGTCTTGACGGTGCGGAAGGCCCCCGCAAACGTAACGCTGGGCGCTCTGAAGCACATCTATGACGGGAAGCCGAAATCAGCGGCGAGCGAGACCAGACCGGCCAGACTTTCCGTGACGTTCACCTACGATGGAAGTGATAAACCGCCGGTCAATGCCGGAAGCTACTCGGTCGCAGCCACTGTCCGGGAAGACAACTACGAGGGGACCGCCACCGGGACGATGACCATCGCGAAGGCCGCCCAGAGGATCACGTTCGATCCCCTGATCACGATGACCTACGGCGACAGGCCGTTCTATCTTTTTTCCGAGGTGTCCAGCGGTCTCATCCCCGCTTATGAAAGCTCGGGTCCCGCTGTTGCGATCGTGACCGGCTCACGCGTGACGATCGTGGGAGCCGGGACCGCGACCATCACGGCTTCCCAGGCCGGGGACAACAACCACCTTGAAGCGGAACCGGTGGGGCGGACATTCATCGTGAAAAAGGCCCCTCCGCTGATCACGCTGAACGGTCTGGAGCACAGGTATGATGGAACGCCAAAACCGGCTGCAAGCATGACCTCACCCGCCGGCCTCAGCGTGCACATCACCTACGATGGAAATCCGGTTGCCCCCGTCAAGGCGGGACAATACGAAGTGATTGCCGCGGTCCAGAACCCCAACTATGAGGGAAGTGCGTCAGGCACAATGTCCATAGCCAAGGCGTCCCAAAAGATAAAATTACCTGTCCTTGGGGTCAAAACCCTGGGGACCGGACCCTTCGAGCTCCCCGCCGTGCTGCCCAGCGGCCTTGCTGTTGACTACGAAAGCTCCGATCCGACCATTGCGACCGTCAGCGGCAACCAGTTGACGGTCAGGGCCGTCGGGACCGCGACGATCACCGCATTTCAGGAGGGGGACGGCAACCACCTGCCGGTAGAGCCGGTGATGCGGCCGCTGATCGTGCTCGCTCAAAAGCTCCGTATCGTCGTATTTCCCGTGAAAAATCTGAGCGGGAGACCTGCGCCCCTGAAGGAGATCCGTCAATCGCTCATTGAGGCGCTGGCCCGCCGGGGAGACGTCGTACTCGACGACGAAGCGATGCTGCAGTTCATGACGCGTCACCGCATACGGTATACCGGCGGCGTCGATATCCTCACGGCCAGGGCGTGGAGGGAAGAGACGGGAACGGAGGCAGTACTCATCGCCTCGGTGGACCAGTATAAAGATTCCGAGGTGCCGAAGATCTCGCTTACCTGCCGTCTCGTTTCTACCGGGGAGATGCCGCGCATCCTGTGGATGGAGAGCATCGGATTGTCCGGCGACGATTCACCCGGTCTGTTCGGAAGCGGGTTGATAGGGCAAATCGGGCCCCTCCAGAACAAGGCCATCAAGCAACTCATGGACTCCCTGTCCGCATTCTACGCGGATAGAATATCCCCCCCGGCGGAAAAGGGCTGGGTCATGGAGGTATTCAAACCAAAGAAGTCCTCTGAAACGCCGTTTATCGATCCCGACCGGACCTACAAGGTCGCTATCATGCCGTTCTACAACAGTACCAAGAACTCGAATGCCGGCGAGATCCTTGCGCTGCGGTTCATGAGCCAGCTGGTCAAGAACGGGGCCTTTGATGTCCTTGAACCCGGCGTGGTCCGGCAGAAGTTCCTGGACTACAGAATCATCATGAATGACGGCATTGCCAGGGCCGATGCGGAAAGTTTTTTTATCAACCAGAAAATGGACCTGATTCTTATGGGCAAGATCATCGACTACCAGGAAGGCAATCCAGATATGGAGTTCGAAGTGCAGGTCTATAACAGAAAAAGCAAGTCAATGGCCTGGTCGTCGTGGAGCTACAATCGCGGCAACGATGCCATGCTCGTGTTCGACTGGAACCGGGTGAGCAACGTCGCAGAACTGGCATCGCAGATGGTAAAGACCATTATCCGGGACATGATGACGGAATGA
- a CDS encoding peptidyl-prolyl cis-trans isomerase encodes MKARYGVLGLFLLLGMVAGSTASALEGSKPAVASLGTGTTAPEGPQVLVRAPLFSPLFERIPLAAVNGDQITMGDVANALVASHEEQDPAKKQGGGKLDYGKVLDRLINVRLIVQESTAIGFDELPEFKASVEDYSTQALARLLMQDATKDVKADPAEVEKRYKAAMVEWKIKSIFFENEDDAKSMADGLKAGKSYEEMAEKAIADGKTKGVQEGSFVKPKDLAPHIMAAVAAMETGSVSPIIKAQGDKTSGFTVLKLVEKRYPENAETRDQVEWSVLAEQRTRAWEEFKTSLVTKYVKINKRTLDKLDYDGSIDKFPRLLEDERVVAEFKGGKPITVGELTQALQQKFWHGVEEAAKSKKINKMKQYTLSELIGLRVIAKETSERDLARREEYLKEFKQYKDSTLFGLFVERVVLPDIKVTEPDLQAYYEKHRLEFQYPEMVKMSSIAFGSKRAAEAVRAKLAKGTDLAWARSNAEGVAGKSEDDPLSSLNGSILSVRSLPPGMAKAVSGSHAGEYLLYEGSEDRFYVLSIEAIIPARQQPYDEVKEEFREKVFQEKFIQAMDDWFSKLRSASKVTVYLSETGK; translated from the coding sequence ATGAAAGCAAGGTACGGAGTACTGGGTTTATTCTTATTGTTGGGTATGGTTGCGGGGAGCACGGCATCGGCCCTTGAGGGATCGAAGCCGGCGGTTGCCAGTCTCGGCACCGGCACGACCGCACCGGAGGGGCCCCAGGTCTTGGTGAGGGCGCCGCTTTTCTCGCCCCTCTTCGAACGGATACCCCTCGCCGCGGTCAACGGCGATCAGATCACCATGGGTGACGTCGCGAATGCGCTGGTCGCCTCCCATGAAGAACAGGACCCTGCGAAGAAGCAGGGCGGAGGAAAGCTAGATTATGGGAAGGTCCTGGACCGGCTCATCAACGTGAGGCTCATCGTACAGGAATCGACCGCGATCGGATTTGACGAGCTGCCCGAATTCAAAGCCTCCGTGGAGGACTATTCGACGCAGGCCCTCGCAAGGCTCCTGATGCAGGATGCCACGAAGGACGTGAAAGCGGACCCTGCCGAGGTGGAGAAGCGCTATAAAGCCGCCATGGTAGAATGGAAGATAAAATCGATTTTTTTTGAGAACGAGGACGACGCCAAGAGCATGGCAGATGGGCTGAAGGCGGGAAAGAGCTACGAGGAAATGGCGGAAAAGGCCATTGCCGATGGAAAAACGAAAGGGGTCCAGGAGGGAAGTTTCGTGAAACCCAAGGATCTGGCCCCTCACATCATGGCGGCGGTTGCCGCGATGGAGACCGGATCTGTCAGTCCCATCATCAAAGCGCAGGGCGATAAAACCAGCGGATTCACGGTCCTCAAGCTCGTGGAGAAGCGATATCCCGAGAACGCCGAGACAAGAGATCAGGTGGAGTGGTCGGTTCTGGCCGAGCAAAGGACCCGGGCGTGGGAGGAGTTCAAGACATCACTCGTAACGAAATACGTGAAGATCAATAAAAGGACCCTCGACAAGCTGGACTACGACGGGTCCATCGATAAGTTCCCGCGGCTGCTGGAGGACGAGAGGGTGGTCGCCGAGTTCAAGGGGGGAAAGCCGATCACCGTCGGCGAGCTTACGCAGGCGCTTCAACAGAAATTCTGGCACGGAGTGGAGGAGGCCGCCAAGTCAAAAAAAATCAACAAGATGAAACAGTACACCCTGTCCGAGCTCATCGGGCTGCGCGTAATAGCAAAAGAAACGTCGGAGCGGGACCTCGCTAGGAGAGAGGAATACCTGAAGGAGTTCAAGCAGTATAAGGACTCAACCCTCTTCGGGCTGTTCGTCGAACGGGTGGTCCTCCCCGACATTAAGGTGACGGAGCCTGACCTGCAGGCGTATTATGAGAAACATAGGCTGGAATTTCAGTACCCGGAGATGGTGAAGATGTCCAGCATCGCCTTCGGGAGCAAGCGCGCTGCCGAGGCCGTCCGCGCGAAGCTGGCAAAGGGCACGGACCTCGCCTGGGCGAGGAGCAACGCGGAGGGAGTCGCGGGCAAGAGCGAGGACGACCCCCTCTCCTCCCTGAACGGAAGCATCCTGTCCGTGAGAAGCCTGCCCCCCGGCATGGCCAAGGCCGTCTCAGGGAGCCACGCGGGAGAGTACCTGCTCTATGAAGGGTCCGAGGACCGGTTCTACGTTCTGTCCATCGAGGCGATCATACCCGCGAGGCAGCAGCCTTATGATGAGGTCAAGGAGGAGTTTCGGGAGAAGGTCTTTCAGGAAAAGTTCATCCAGGCGATGGATGACTGGTTTTCCAAGCTTAGATCGGCCAGCAAGGTAACGGTCTATCTTTCGGAAACAGGGAAATAA
- a CDS encoding cytochrome C, whose protein sequence is MQNVSIKQRVFALGAVFFLCVFLHAAIGTAAQQSARKDCLDCHTKFSEKYLGMKNVHAVVKEKHCEGCHLRHGLVARLILKQVGNELCQSCHTKDKMGMKPIVHTALKGGKCTDCHNPHASPMDHLLKVEGKDLCYQCHKKEDYEKKTVHAVLNTKGCAACHSSHSADEKNLLVKPETPLCLSCHDSGNSAFRKAHGTYPVQTKTCTTCHNPHSSDQPKLLKTSAHNPVVTASCDMCHNAPNTDKAFGVKEGAIGALCGQCHMSDDLKAGGTVEHMPFKDGMCDQCHNPHASENPKLLNKSVNKLCFDCHADKGARVAFPHAAVEQGCLSCHLPHAAKNERLLRAKTSDICFTCHEKVKEAQKAKHVHSPFAEAMCTTCHNPHGSNFPLMSSNGMDKTCYSCHNDAETGFAKKTVHAPVREGRCQSCHDGHGSSEGKMLIAPAGPKLCGQCHGDLMKESKDNIVHQPFGKGLCLDCHSPHASDNAGMIVKDQGSLCLTCHAAMGKQIKSSADVHKPIETGMCTKCHSPHQAKLAKLLLAQSPDICLACHKDLKERIEKENKHQPAAGDCLTCHLPHLSSQRRLLSDAVPSLCLQCHEATAASFRKAHINIDAAVMECTSCHDPHASKDPKLFKKHVHAPFAGRSCDECHIVKTQ, encoded by the coding sequence ATGCAAAACGTTTCGATAAAACAGCGCGTCTTTGCCCTTGGAGCGGTCTTTTTTCTGTGCGTTTTCCTGCATGCCGCGATCGGGACGGCGGCGCAGCAATCCGCCCGCAAGGATTGTCTGGACTGCCACACCAAGTTCTCGGAAAAGTATCTCGGGATGAAAAATGTTCATGCTGTCGTGAAGGAGAAACATTGCGAGGGCTGCCATCTCCGCCACGGCCTCGTGGCCAGACTGATCCTCAAGCAGGTCGGGAACGAGCTCTGCCAGTCCTGTCACACGAAGGACAAGATGGGCATGAAGCCGATCGTGCATACGGCCCTGAAGGGGGGGAAATGCACGGACTGCCACAACCCGCACGCCTCCCCGATGGACCATCTGTTGAAGGTGGAGGGAAAGGATCTGTGCTATCAATGTCACAAAAAAGAGGACTATGAAAAGAAAACAGTGCACGCGGTCCTGAATACAAAGGGCTGCGCCGCCTGTCACTCTTCCCACAGCGCTGACGAGAAGAACCTCCTCGTCAAGCCGGAGACGCCCCTCTGCCTGTCCTGCCACGACAGCGGCAATTCCGCGTTCAGGAAGGCCCATGGTACGTATCCCGTGCAGACGAAAACCTGCACAACCTGCCATAATCCCCACTCCTCGGACCAGCCGAAGCTCCTGAAGACGAGCGCGCACAACCCCGTCGTCACCGCGAGCTGCGACATGTGCCATAACGCGCCGAATACCGACAAGGCCTTCGGCGTGAAGGAAGGCGCCATCGGCGCTCTCTGCGGCCAGTGTCATATGTCCGACGACCTGAAGGCAGGCGGCACGGTGGAGCACATGCCCTTTAAGGACGGGATGTGCGACCAATGTCATAATCCCCACGCCTCGGAGAACCCCAAGCTTCTGAATAAAAGCGTCAACAAGCTCTGTTTCGACTGTCATGCGGACAAAGGGGCACGGGTTGCCTTCCCCCATGCGGCTGTCGAACAAGGGTGCCTGTCCTGTCATCTGCCCCATGCCGCAAAGAACGAGCGGTTGCTGAGGGCAAAGACGAGCGACATCTGCTTCACCTGTCACGAGAAAGTGAAGGAGGCGCAGAAAGCCAAGCACGTCCATTCGCCCTTCGCCGAGGCCATGTGCACCACATGCCATAATCCGCACGGTTCGAACTTCCCGCTCATGTCCAGCAACGGCATGGACAAGACCTGCTACTCGTGCCACAACGACGCGGAGACGGGATTTGCGAAAAAAACCGTCCATGCGCCTGTGCGGGAAGGACGGTGCCAGTCGTGCCATGACGGCCACGGCTCATCAGAGGGGAAGATGCTCATAGCCCCTGCGGGGCCGAAACTCTGCGGACAGTGCCACGGCGACCTTATGAAAGAGTCAAAGGACAATATCGTCCATCAACCCTTCGGGAAAGGCCTTTGCCTGGATTGCCACTCCCCCCATGCCAGCGACAACGCGGGTATGATCGTCAAGGACCAGGGGTCCCTCTGTCTTACCTGCCACGCGGCAATGGGGAAGCAGATCAAGTCGTCCGCGGATGTGCATAAACCCATTGAGACCGGCATGTGTACGAAGTGTCACAGCCCCCACCAGGCGAAGCTTGCCAAACTGTTGTTGGCGCAGTCGCCTGATATCTGCCTCGCCTGCCACAAGGACCTGAAGGAGCGGATAGAGAAGGAGAACAAGCACCAGCCCGCAGCGGGCGACTGCCTGACCTGCCACCTGCCGCACCTGTCGTCGCAGCGGAGGCTGCTCTCCGACGCGGTGCCGTCGCTCTGCCTCCAATGCCACGAAGCAACGGCAGCTTCATTCAGGAAGGCCCACATCAATATTGACGCCGCCGTTATGGAGTGCACAAGCTGCCATGACCCCCATGCGTCAAAGGACCCGAAGTTATTCAAGAAACATGTGCATGCCCCCTTTGCGGGCAGATCATGCGATGAATGTCACATCGTAAAAACACAATAG